A region of the Garra rufa unplaced genomic scaffold, GarRuf1.0 hap1_unplaced_728, whole genome shotgun sequence genome:
AATAACTTGAAGAACattcaacataattttttttataattattttattttgttaattaatatttttttaattattgtagtTTTCGATTTTAATCTATGGAATTTTTTTCTATGCATTTCAGGTGTAGTTTTGTTCCTACGGTTCCTAAGAAATTGTTTATTAGCGTCTATTGAATGATATTTATTTTCCCCACGTCTCTTTCTATCAGAGGTCCTGTGTGACCCACTGAGCGATTTTAACGTCTGGACGTCCACTCGGCCCCTCAACAGCAGCGCTAAGGGCTACGCAGCCAACGAGAGCGTCGTCATCGCAGCGACAAGGGTGAGAAATACACataatatttaatgaaaataacacATGCGCTCATTTTCCTTAATCTTCAGGTCCGCTAGAGGTTTTCAGCTATAAACTAAACACTGAGTCTTTCTTTCTCAGCTCGATGGCAGGTCGTTTTTCTGGGAACAGGCTCCGGCGGCCGAAGGCACCGTCTCTGGAATCGTCACCCTATTGGCCGCCATTCAAGCGCTCTATCCTGTCACTCAAGAAGCTCCGCCTCCTCGCAATATCTTCTTCACTTTCTTCCAAGGGGTCAGTGTAGTGAAGTGAAGACGTTTTGATACAAAATTGCATTTAACATTATGCCGATAACATTTGTAACCACTCACTGATACACATTTGACCTGTTTGTTATAAAACTAGTGCACATTATGCAGTATATATGATTATGTATTTGATTAATTTGAATTTTTACAAGCTCTCCTTCTCTCATAGGAAGCCTTTGACTACATTGGCAGCTCAAAAATGGTGTATGACATGGAAAAAAACGATTTTGTTATTAACTTGAACAATGTGCACTCCATGCTGGAAATTGGGCAGGTATGAATAcatctaaatttatttatattttttattaggggttcaagtgtgtagcgctgaaaccctattgctATCATTAGAATGGTCACAGATCagcgatctccacgtaaaactgatcgttcagaccaaaccgtaagtcgtagagacttgaaacttgaagggatggtagtactcacaccgccgtcAACGTCACCAAAGCTcgtcccaatcggcctgacggtggcgctacagcgatcaaaagtacgaagtCATTCATAACTCCTAACCTATCAGTCGCAgcctcaagtgtcttatgttggtGCAACTTCTGCAAACtcctcctaggtttttcacccgatcgaaaccaaaccagtgcaggaagattctctggagagtgaatatcaattattaacaaacaaaaaaagtttaactttcgacTCGCCGTTGCAAAGGGATGGCAGAATGTTGGAAAGAGACTGGGACACTTTTAGTAAAAAGCCTATAACTCCTGAAAGGAATGAGCTATCTTTGCCAAACTGGTTTTATTTaggcaaccatttgtcctatcaacatgaagaTCGTTGtacacggtcttggtccaaagtgccacaagtgtctataaggacatttgcgtatctcaaaaaacatggctgccattggctGACAAATTttaagcacctattagacaaggtaaACGGAGGCACATCAGATCCGGACAACTttgaattaaatttatttttctgaccccactaataaaaagaaaaaaaaccacacacatttatttatttgttttattttatattgtattatgttaatttaacacacatacacattttcattgaaagttgaagtactaaaatagctaaaaccGAAATAAAacctatataaaaatatatttaaaaaaggaaaacttATAAAAGCAACAAAAATGCATGTTACAATTACCAAAACTTcaacttaaaatgaaaaataagctTGAATCAAAAATATTAGCAaatataatagtatctcagtggTACTAAAATAACATATTTCGAGACCTGGGAAAGTCttgaaattaatataattttaaaaaaagaaatgaatattgttttttgtagattttatgatattgtgattaaaaataattttagatttttaaaatatttttactatacaCAAAGCCCCTATTGCctgtagaaccactgctgtcgatcaatttgtttgttaaatgattgagaagatataaaaaaaaaaaactataatgttacattttataaaaatgttgtaATGGGGTCTTTAGAAAAGAGGTCTGTCCGAAGTTACCCAAaatcatattattaatattagtattgttgtatcaatttatttatattttattattttattgttgataacaataacaatattatttatgttatgttgtaaatgctgcatgttagtaacatgtttcCTGTGTGTTTATAGATGGGCCTGCGCCGTGGGCAGAACCTCTGGATGCACTCTGACCCCGTATCCCGCCGCAACGTCAGTGTGGATGCAGAGGTGAGTAAGAAGGAGagaaaactctctctctcttctctcaaCCGTTATCTAACTCTCCCTGTCTCTGTCAGGTGTCGATCTTGATGAACAATGTGAAATCTGCTGCTGCTGGTCTAAACCTCACATTGGATCACCCATCGGTCAGTCAGCCGCTGCCACCCTCGTCCTTCCAGCGCTTCCTGCGAGCCAGACAGATCCCCGGCCTCGTGTTGGCAGACCATGTGGCATCGTTCAACAACAGGTCTCAATTTAGAATTAATctgtggttttgttttttaatgtttcaaagtTAATCGTAATTGATCAAATCACGCTCTTGAAGCTGAAGAGTCTTGATTCTCTGCATGATCATTCAGGAACTATAATAATGATAATCCTAACTTATTCTGATTTCTCATCTCATTTCCTGATGGGATTTTTAGGTGTtaattaggggtgtgacgagacctCGCGATATTCCGACGTGTCctgcgagatctgactggtctcgtgAGAACGTGACGATATCACGGCAATACATTTTGCAGtttttacattagagctgcatgactTATAGTTAAAATATCATGTtctctattcaaacaccagaTTCAGCGGTGTCTATTAAAACTGTTGCACGCCCAACGCTGACGCTAACCATCTGAAAGtgattgaagacattcaaatctgcattcttactgctgcggtttcagaaagcaacacagtctttttaaccacacaatcatcattatttctttgttacagacatttaaataacataagtaccgggataaaagcttatagtttgggtataaacactcaggcccggtttcacagacagggcttagactaagccaggattaggccatagttcaattaggacatttaagtaatttttataaacatgcttagaaaaaaacattactggtgtgcatcttgagacaaaacaaaggcactgatatattttaaaatcaatcagtgcaattttatttcagttgaaacagctcagacttacattttagtctaggactaggcttaagccttgtctgtgaaaccgggggtcaTTGTCTACAGTAGTGATCAAAACAAAAGTATCTTCTAACAGGTATTTAGTGTAACGCTTATCcttgtatttgtcatt
Encoded here:
- the LOC141317322 gene encoding nicastrin-like, with the protein product VYSERSAPELANCNTTVWNPFGNGLSYEDFAFPVFALKDENQTQVIRKCYEDHNLRVNGSAPKYPLCAMQLFSHMHAVTDTVTCMRRTDLQNRFSINPEVLCDPLSDFNVWTSTRPLNSSAKGYAANESVVIAATRLDGRSFFWEQAPAAEGTVSGIVTLLAAIQALYPVTQEAPPPRNIFFTFFQGEAFDYIGSSKMVYDMEKNDFVINLNNVHSMLEIGQMGLRRGQNLWMHSDPVSRRNVSVDAEVSILMNNVKSAAAGLNLTLDHPSVSQPLPPSSFQRFLRARQIPGLVLADHVASFNNRYYESMYDDAENMNLTYPPNLSPDEQLVYETEEAKSLAEVATLVARSLYMQAGGDNNSLSQITADPKI